Proteins encoded within one genomic window of Anas platyrhynchos isolate ZD024472 breed Pekin duck chromosome 28, IASCAAS_PekinDuck_T2T, whole genome shotgun sequence:
- the LOC119714136 gene encoding LOW QUALITY PROTEIN: uncharacterized protein (The sequence of the model RefSeq protein was modified relative to this genomic sequence to represent the inferred CDS: inserted 2 bases in 1 codon): MSSCFLRSLSSPFSSPVRRSCLSLSPHASASRAGLQDGQSPAGSSRSPARPQAPSTRSPGQPPSGPGAELAAPGGGGGEEAPRAEQSRGWRGQRGAGGGAAGCGRAGPQGWRRWPRCSWWLQAEPRCSRSRGHRQGKAPASTSPAHTPTSSQTPTSTDAMGQTSVTQQEGQVTVKQKETFQTTCTYKSSYFYALYWYQQKKGQAPQLVIYHTSAGTKQSGRFTMELNTXGKSSILRLKEVELSDSALYLCAVNDTLVQGATLAVQQPWIGRGCMCARQSSGMGPSSLFWLTASPVHSEICQPDPLSQWDWCQWLERKEKVVKEALPSRCSPCGRAE, from the exons ATGAGCAGCTGCTTTCTTcgctccctctcctctcccttctcctctcccgTGCGAAGGAGCTGCCTCAGCCTTTCCCCGCACGCCTCCGCGTCccgggctgggctgcaggacgGGCAGAGCCCCGCGGGCAGCAGCCGAAGCCCTGCCCGCCCACAGGCGCCCAGCACTCGCAGCCCGGGCCAGCCCCCGAGCGGCCCCGGGGCGGAGCTGGCggcgccgggcggcggcggcggggaggaggcgCCGCGGGCGGAGCAGAGCCGGGGCTGGCGGGGGCAGCGCGGCGCGGGCGGCGGAGCGGCGGGAtgcggcagggccgggccgcAGGGCTGGCGGCGCTGGCCGCGGTGCTCCTGG tggctgcaggcagagcccaggTGCAGCAGGAGCCGTGGGCACAGACAAGGGAAGGCTCCGGCATCGACATCGCCTGCTCACACCCCAACATCCAGTCAAACGCCTACATCCACTG ATGCCATGGGGCAGACCTCCGTCACGCAGCAAGAAGGACAAGTCACcgtgaaacagaaagaaacgTTCCAGACCACTTGCACGTACAAGAGCTCCTATTTTTATGCCTTGTACTGGTACCAGCAGAAGAAGGGACAAGCCCCTCAGCTGGTCATATATCACACCAGTGCAGGCACCAAGCAGAGCGGCCGTTTCACCATGGAGCTGAACAC GGGGAAATCCAGCATTCTGCGGCTGAAGGAAGTCGAGCTCTCTGACAGCGCCTTGTACCTCTGTGCTGTGAATGACACCCTGGTGCAGGGAGCTACACTGGCTGTGCAACAACCCTGGATAGGGAGGGGATGTATGTGTGCAAGGCAGAGCTCTGGGATGGGGCCCTCTTCTCTCTTTTGGCTGACTGCTTCCCCTGTGCACTCCGAGATCTGCCAGCCAGATCCTCTTTCCCAATGGGACTGGTGTCAGTGGcttgaaaggaaggagaaggtgGTGAAAGAGGCCCTGCCCTCAAGGTGTTCTCCCTGTGGGAGGGCTGAATGA